A section of the Humulus lupulus chromosome 2, drHumLupu1.1, whole genome shotgun sequence genome encodes:
- the LOC133814102 gene encoding zinc finger protein CONSTANS-LIKE 12: MEPLCDFCEVMRAVIYCKSDLARLCLQCDVCVHSANLLSRRHERSLLCDKCNRQAAIVRCVDEKMSLCQSCDWSSGGSCSATGHHQRQPMYSYTGCPSWAEFSNIFESLLNGPCLDSHGWGVEPTNKDQTIKSSSSSIVIPNADCMPYFDQDQPAFFGDESVLSKVRKKLYMIHKYYGHPKLKDVNINIPDGNDLFISLNMDAMNFGCNNEVFNSSQACVNRYQFDGGGMDSTILMEKNLSVTESNGPTESAIEASSSGQQQDCMAFQASQVCGSTSVMQPMDGGSNCLLLNPTFPSGQVHSGISLSNITGESSATDYQDCGMSPVFLTGESWESSLEVSCPQARDKAKMRYNEKKKNRTFGKQIRYASRKARADTRKRVKGRFVKAGEEYDYDPLMTSDF; this comes from the exons ATGGAACCTTTATGTGATTTTTGTGAGGTGATGAGGGCAGTGATTTACTGCAAATCAGATCTGGCTCGTCTTTGCTTGCAATGCGATGTTTGTGTACACTCTGCTAATCTCTTATCACGTAGACATGAACGGTCATTATTGTGCGACAAGTGCAACAGACAAGCTGCCATCGTCCGATGCGTGGATGAGAAGATGTCACTGTGCCAAAGCTGTGATTGGAGCAGTGGTGGTAGCTGCTCCGCCACAGGGCACCACCAGCGCCAGCCGATGTATTCTTACACTGGTTGTCCTTCTTGGGCCGAGTTTTCCAATATATTCGAGTCACTTCTCAACGGGCCTTGTTTAGATAGTCATGGTTGGGGTGTAGAGCCCACTAATAAGGATCAAACTATcaaatcatcatcatcttctaTCGTTATCCCAAATGCAGATTGTATGCCTTATTTTGATCAAGATCAACCAGCTTTCTTTGGTGATGAGTCTGTTCTATCCAAGGTACGTAAAAAGTTGTACATGATTCATAAATATTAT GGTCATCCCAAGCTCAAGGACGTGAATATTAACATTCCTGATGGCAACGATTTATTTATAAGCCTAAACATGGATGCAATGAACTTTGGATGTAATAATGAAGTATTTAACTCTTCACAAGCTTGTGTGAATAGATACCAGTTTGATGGTGGAGGAATGGATAGTACTATACTAATGGAGAAAAACTTATCAGTTACCGAATCCAATGGTCCTACTGAGAGTGCAATTGAG GCATCGTCATCAGGGCAGCAGCAGGATTGCATGGCTTTTCAAGCTTCACAAGTGTGTGGTTCAACTAGTGTGATGCAACCAATGGATGGTGGCTCTAATTGCTTGCTTTTGAATCCTACTTTCCCTTCTGGCCAAGTTCACTCTGGCATTTCTCTATCCAACATTACCGGCGAAAGTAGTGCTACTGATTATCAAGATTGTGGAATGTCACCAGTTTTTCTAACTGGAGAATCTTGGGAGTCCTCTTTAGAAGTTAGCTGCCCCCAAGCTAGAGATAAAGCTAAGATGAGATataatgaaaagaagaaaaacagaac GTTTGGGAAACAGATTAGGTATGCATCTCGGAAAGCCAGAGCTGATACACGAAAGCGCGTTAAGGGTAGATTTGTGAAAGCAGGAGAAGAATATGATTATGATCCTCTAATGACAAGTGACTTCTGA